From Bradysia coprophila strain Holo2 chromosome IV unlocalized genomic scaffold, BU_Bcop_v1 contig_5, whole genome shotgun sequence, one genomic window encodes:
- the LOC119071710 gene encoding uncharacterized protein LOC119071710, which yields MSTDIGAQWGQLGCGNNNNNNDPHQRSPSLTSLPPLPDLIPIRKGPSIKNANETGNNLQTTNTIVLQEHNSIGSNSTKSLCQTVEKVPWPREDSPIFVSESGSGESSKCADDEHFVVDDDDDVVDERNDEPVQFNDSQNETTIADECVDAITSKSPSPLPYHSSTSELCQINGKVGSRDRKINAQESERTELCLPAIKTRTRRIRVHTEYFTFDRRVKQTKKRKNIKRKGISFHNNKAPRGIYRKPNNQITCNESSESKSVSRINPIFLFVKQEDTRIVEVRCEDYDKRNRIRLTKTANGWRAIPRTDSSSSRISSLLPKVIVTKREREEADEAGQGLHRAKSENSDWRLNPFASKTWSFKLTKAEKSQESNDQNSDNSSSHKKKKKKKKKRKKERKLALDDALETPKQECIDQIADMTETTLTRTETPSLPTTPSLPPTSIFEATDTPQNQEDTTAPTLNTATPLKTLSLLAVAQLQYTNHSDECGETRKCVEKTAPSSLHFSTTTESALVHDKEMHLTNSDGHMNGVAGKIEKIERCSSPSDEDAENNILCPDSCIAPVFESYNSKSVCTVVHCIDSDSVHEHHFDNEEVGEYHDLIEGIPHIQVAHSEDILDNCENTMTGAELLDSLVERHCEDNHISGDEDVKHAICLSDDYNDEDDVLMESQPVVDIISRLSDSLTESPKCLSFNEAGEIEGLHESLFENAQTELNHTDGLHTFNRSALEELSMTLKDLEKRSTQHNKQQVPLTVVSPDSCQEELPKDLSFKKSCDVVQIRPISRDSDAIQSPQPSGLPAVPPSPDILLHQTNKNLNRPLFLELSSPSPKSCDQRNSNDKVFMDLTSPKPKSSEGRVQQKEPLDLGKHRKSASPTVSCSEEVKRYLSSSDIEPLAKRVKSEHSDKSSTSSDLLMNSKTSQLVELLASGKDPDPLTQLRLLVSNPEWKLPDPILVPKDRLNAVLASPAREIPLLLTTRPELRLPEAFAFPSILQDPDILVISFAQLESILQKQDDLLKSTKQAQRSDKKINVDKPLGSPRAREKSQAKSLNNAIVPVGSLLANGLAGDIDAATMAAFNQMLWLPYLGQMGQLNPEVFKAMSGLSSPTMPDALTYSNQNRFSNFPAPTTPMNYGNPLEFAMWQEALAQANTANMQRVMKLNADREVQKKSQENKPQLLQQARQIQNNQTYLQQQQHQQQQQHLVAQQQQQQHQQQQQQQQQLHQQQNQQQKLNHMMNPMNQLAMSSFFPPNIPNLSNNNRFFGAGMHRPQMQMNNASQFSPGYGRHGVGNAESMNRSSQMCMQPPSLSKTNHSTNHSMAMSPTNSFFPPPMSNLPDYNHNSRSKMRKESQQQHHNQNIGDTKPRVTCKSLTNLLQPDLVHDQFKHTNDGGLKMSNLMAMPSFDLTSPPVSTTCTTPTTPKLKVKPGLHLLDPLAMQRRLLNGDDGSEVGSTTNGIEEMMMPNTSLYHPLLNTQKSYTNSPWQWTTVTATGE from the coding sequence ATGAGCACGGATATTGGTGCTCAGTGGGGTCAATTAGGTTgtggtaataataataacaataatgaCCCACACCAAAGATCTCCATCCTTAACATCATTACCACCATTACCCGATCTAATACCAATACGCAAAGGGCCATCGATTAAAAATGCCAATGAAACGGGGAACAACCTTCAGACAACAAATACGATTGTCCTTCAGGAGCATAACAGCATTGGATCGAATTCCACGAAATCGTTGTGCCAAACCGTTGAAAAAGTTCCTTGGCCTCGGGAAGACTCTCCCATATTCGTGAGTGAATCGGGTTCTGGTGAAAGTAGCAAGTGCGCTGACGATGAGCATTTCGTTGTTGACGATGACGATGACGTCGTCGATGAGCGAAACGACGAACCAGTACAATTTAATGATAGTCAAAATGAAACAACCATTGCTGACGAGTGCGTCGACGCAATAACGTCCAAGTCTCCTTCTCCCTTACCTTATCACTCATCCACAAGTGAattgtgtcaaatcaatggtAAAGTTGGGTCACGTGACCGTAAAATAAATGCACAAGAGAGTGAGCGAACTGAGTTATGTTTACCCGCCATAAAAACACGTACTCGTCGTATCAGAGTTCATACCGAATATTTCACATTCGATAGGAGAGtgaaacaaaccaaaaaacgGAAGAATATCAAAAGGAAAGGAATTAGTTTTCACAATAACAAAGCACCGAGGGGAATTTATCGGAAACCAAATAATCAAATAACTTGTAACGAGTCGAGTGAATCGAAGTCTGTGTCGCGaataaatccaatttttttgtttgtgaagCAAGAAGATACTAGAATCGTGGAGGTACGATGCGAAGATTACGACAAGCGGAATCGAATTCGGTTAACAAAAACGGCAAACGGTTGGCGAGCAATACCACGGACGGACAGTTCGAGTTCGAGAATTTCTTCGCTGTTACCTAAGGTAATTGTAACAAAACGCGAACGGGAAGAGGCTGACGAAGCGGGTCAAGGTTTACATCGAGCAAAATCAGAAAACAGTGACTGGAGGTTGAATCCATTTGCATCCAAAACATGGTCGTTCAAATTAACCAAGGCCGAAAAGTCGCAAGAATCAAATGATCAAAATTCGGACAATAGTAGCAGccacaagaaaaagaaaaaaaagaaaaagaaacggaaaaaagaaCGGAAATTGGCGTTGGATGACGCATTGGAAACACCAAAACAAGAGTGCATAGATCAAATAGCTGACATGACGGAAACTACATTAACCCGGACAGAAACCCCTTCTCTACCTACAACACCATCACTACCACCTACATCAATCTTCGAGGCTACAGACACACCACAAAATCAAGAAGACACTACAGCGCCGACTCTAAATACAGCTACACCACTGAAAACTCTGAGCTTACTTGCAGTCGCACAGCTTCAATATACCAACCATTCCGATGAATGTGGGGAAACGAGGAAATGCGTGGAAAAGACGGCCCCGTCGTCGTTGCacttttcaacaacaacagaaaGTGCACTCGTACATGATAAGGAAATGCATTTGACGAACAGTGATGGACATATGAATGGTGTGGCTggaaaaatcgagaaaatagAGAGGTGTTCCAGCCCGAGTGACGAAGATgctgaaaataatattttgtgccCGGATAGTTGTATTGCACCAGTATTTGAGTCTTACAATTCGAAGTCGGTGTGTACGGTTGTGCATTGCATTGATAGTGATAGTGTTCATGAGCATCATTTCGATAATGAAGAAGTGGGTGAATATCATGATTTAATTGAAGGTATACCACACATACAAGTTGCTCATTCCGAAGACATTCTTGATAATTGTGAAAATACTATGACCGGTGCTGAACTATTAGACTCTCTCGTTGAACGACATTGTGAAGATAACCATATATCTGGAGACGAGGATGTGAAACATGCCATTTGTTTATCCGATGATTACAATGACGAGGACGACGTTTTAATGGAGTCTCAACCAGTTGTTGATATTATATCAAGGTTAAGTGATTCGTTGACGGAATCGCCGAAATGCTTGTCCTTTAACGAAGCGGGCGAAATTGAAGGCCTCCACGAATCTCTATTTGAAAATGCTCAAACGGAATTGAATCATACCGATGGATTGCATACGTTTAACCGTTCTGCACTCGAGGAACTTTCTATGACATTAAAAGACTTGGAGAAACGCTCCACACAGCACAACAAGCAGCAAGTGCCATTGACAGTGGTTTCTCCAGATTCGTGTCAGGAGGAGTTACCAAAAGACTTAAGCTTTAAGAAGAGTTGCGATGTTGTCCAAATACGGCCTATATCTCGTGATTCAGATGCAATTCAATCACCGCAGCCATCCGGACTACCTGCAGTTCCACCCTCACCAGATATTCTGCTacatcaaacaaacaaaaacctaAATCGACCGCTGTTCCTGGAACTTTCATCGCCGTCACCTAAATCGTGCGATCAAAGAAATTCCAACGACAAAGTGTTTATGGATTTGACATCACCCAAACCGAAATCTAGCGAAGGTCGTGTTCAACAGAAGGAACCGTTAGATCTCGGAAAACATCGAAAGTCAGCCAGCCCAACAGTCAGTTGTTCGGAGGAGGTGAAGCGCTATTTGTCCTCATCTGATATTGAGCCATTAGCGAAACGCGTTAAGTCTGAACATTCAGATAAATCATCGACTTCCAGTGATTTATTAATGAATTCAAAAACTAGTCAATTAGTTGAGCTCTTGGCGTCCGGAAAGGATCCAGACCCTTTGACTCAATTGAGATTGCTCGTAAGCAATCCAGAATGGAAGCTACCTGATCCAATATTAGTGCCAAAAGATCGTCTAAATGCGGTTCTGGCATCTCCAGCTCGTGAAATTCCGTTATTGCTGACGACACGACCAGAACTTCGATTACCTGAAGCCTTTGCTTTTCCATCAATTCTGCAAGATCCAGACATATTAGTGATTTCGTTCGCCCAACTTGAATCGATTTTACAGAAGCAGGACGATTTATTGAAGTCGACGAAACAAGCGCAGAGATCAGACAAGAAAATCAATGTGGACAAGCCTCTGGGGTCGCCTCGAGCACGAGAGAAATCTCAAGCAAAATCTTTAAATAACGCGATCGTTCCCGTTGGGTCTTTGCTAGCCAACGGCCTAGCTGGCGATATCGACGCAGCAACAATGGCAGCATTCAATCAAATGTTATGGCTACCTTATTTGGGACAAATGGGTCAACTGAACCCGGAAGTCTTCAAAGCAATGTCCGGCCTGTCCAGTCCCACTATGCCCGATGCTTTGAcatattcaaatcaaaatcgtttttccaatttcCCGGCACCAACGACACCGATGAACTATGGAAATCCCTTGGAATTTGCAATGTGGCAAGAGGCATTAGCTCAGGCCAATACAGCAAATATGCAACGTGTAATGAAGCTCAATGCTGACAGGGAGGTTCAGAAAAAATCTCAAGAAAACAAACCACAACTTTTGCAGCAAGCCCGCCAAATTCAAAACAATCAAACATatctacaacaacaacaacatcaacaacaacaacaacatttgGTAgcgcaacaacaacaacaacagcatcaacagcagcagcaacaacaacaacaactacaTCAGCAACagaatcaacaacaaaaactcaACCATATGATGAATCCGATGAATCAGTTGGCCATGTCATCATTCTTCCCCCCGAACATACCAAATTTGTCAAACAACAATCGCTTCTTCGGCGCTGGTATGCATCGACCCCAGATGCAAATGAATAATGCGTCACAATTCAGTCCGGGTTACGGTCGACATGGCGTAGGCAATGCTGAATCAATGAATCGTTCCTCGCAAATGTGTATGCAACCGCCTTCCCTGTCAAAAACAAATCATTCTACCAATCATTCCATGGCGATGTCGcccacaaattcatttttccctCCACCAATGTCAAATCTGCCGGACTACAATCACAATTCGCGATCAAAGATGCGAAAAGAAAGTCAACAACAGCATCACAACCAAAATATCGGCGACACGAAACCTAGAGTCACTTGCAAGTCTCTGACGAATTTGCTACAACCCGATTTGGTGCACGATCAGTTCAAACATACCAACGATGGTGGCTTGAAAATGTCCAATTTAATGGCCATGCCATCGTTTGACCTAACATCTCCGCCTGTTTCGACGACATGTACCACACCAACCACACCGAAACTTAAAGTGAAGCCCGGATTGCACTTGCTGGATCCATTAGCAATGCAAAGAAGACTACTGAACGGTGATGATGGTTCAGAAGTGGGAAGCACCACCAATGGAATTGAGGAGATGATGATGCCAAATACAAGCCTATACCATCCATTGCTTAA